A single genomic interval of Agromyces cerinus harbors:
- a CDS encoding acetyl/propionyl/methylcrotonyl-CoA carboxylase subunit alpha yields MGTVDAVDEARSIRPFDRVLVANRGEIAVRVIRTLRRLGIRSIAVFSDADADAPHVRLADESVRIGPAPAAESYLDPARIIAAARETGAEAIHPGYGFLSEHAGFAEACRDAGIVFVGPGVDALEVMGDKIRAKRHVEASGVPTVPGIADPSLDDAALAAAGEAVGFPLLVKPSAGGGGKGMQIARDARELAAALPAARRVAITAFGDDTLLLERLIERPRHIEVQVLADDFGNVIHLGERECSLQRRHQKVIEEAPSPLLDTETRARIGQAACDAARSVDYRGAGTVEFLVSDAAPDEFFFIEMNTRLQVEHPVTELVTGVDLVEQQLRVAAGQPLALTQSDIELTGHAIEARVYAESPERGFLPSIGELLVWREPSGDGVRVDGGIRSGQQITADYDPMLAKVIAYGADRTEAIARLDAALADTVVLGVDTNLGFLRRLLAEPAVQRGELDTGLIDRMPEPESNAAPPEVLAATAAYRDAVAIDEARSAGAHAWRTARGWRPGRPAAVAGRDATTADAMAADVIATDADDAVWLHTTTGIWRVPATGRRAALDARLAMIERGGLADPELRAPMPGTVTAVLVADGDAVLPGDAVIAIEAMKMEHRVTASVAGIVRLAVAVGEQVSRDQSVARVEPQLAASAEVPTSVPASSDAPHEGANPTPSHQE; encoded by the coding sequence ATGGGCACGGTCGACGCCGTCGACGAGGCACGGTCGATTCGTCCGTTCGACCGGGTGCTCGTCGCCAACCGCGGTGAGATCGCGGTGCGGGTGATCCGCACGCTCCGCCGCCTCGGCATCCGCTCGATCGCCGTCTTCTCCGACGCCGACGCCGACGCGCCGCACGTGCGCCTCGCCGACGAGTCCGTGCGCATCGGCCCGGCACCCGCCGCCGAGAGCTACCTCGACCCCGCGCGCATCATCGCGGCGGCACGCGAGACGGGCGCCGAGGCGATCCACCCCGGCTACGGCTTCCTCTCCGAGCACGCCGGCTTCGCCGAGGCGTGCCGCGATGCGGGCATCGTCTTCGTCGGCCCGGGGGTCGACGCGCTCGAGGTCATGGGCGACAAGATCCGGGCGAAGCGCCACGTCGAGGCATCCGGTGTGCCGACCGTGCCCGGCATCGCCGACCCGTCACTCGACGACGCCGCGCTCGCCGCAGCCGGCGAAGCGGTCGGCTTCCCGCTGCTCGTCAAGCCCAGTGCCGGCGGCGGCGGCAAGGGCATGCAGATCGCCCGCGACGCGCGCGAGCTCGCGGCAGCGCTGCCCGCTGCCCGGCGAGTGGCCATCACCGCGTTCGGCGACGACACGCTGCTGCTCGAGCGGCTCATCGAACGCCCACGGCACATCGAGGTGCAGGTGCTCGCCGACGACTTCGGCAACGTCATCCACCTCGGCGAGCGCGAGTGCTCGCTGCAGCGTCGCCATCAGAAGGTCATCGAAGAGGCGCCGTCGCCGCTGCTCGACACCGAGACCCGTGCGCGAATCGGGCAGGCGGCTTGCGACGCCGCCCGCAGCGTCGACTACCGCGGGGCGGGCACCGTCGAGTTCCTGGTGTCGGATGCCGCGCCCGACGAGTTCTTCTTCATCGAGATGAACACCCGGCTGCAGGTGGAGCACCCGGTCACCGAACTCGTCACGGGCGTCGACCTCGTCGAGCAGCAGCTGCGAGTCGCGGCGGGTCAGCCACTGGCGCTGACGCAGTCCGACATCGAACTCACCGGCCACGCGATCGAGGCGCGCGTCTACGCCGAGAGTCCCGAGCGCGGCTTCCTGCCGTCGATCGGCGAACTGCTCGTGTGGCGGGAGCCGAGTGGCGACGGGGTGCGGGTCGACGGCGGCATCCGTTCGGGGCAGCAGATCACCGCCGACTACGACCCCATGCTCGCGAAGGTCATCGCGTACGGTGCCGACCGCACCGAGGCGATCGCGCGCCTCGACGCCGCGCTCGCCGACACCGTCGTGCTCGGCGTCGACACGAACCTCGGCTTCCTCCGACGGCTCCTCGCTGAACCCGCCGTTCAGCGCGGGGAGCTCGACACCGGTCTCATCGACCGCATGCCGGAGCCCGAGTCGAATGCAGCTCCGCCCGAGGTGCTCGCCGCGACCGCCGCGTACCGCGACGCCGTGGCGATCGACGAGGCGCGGAGCGCCGGTGCCCACGCGTGGCGGACCGCTCGTGGCTGGCGTCCTGGCCGTCCCGCGGCGGTTGCAGGCCGCGACGCCACGACGGCCGACGCCATGGCAGCCGATGTCATCGCGACGGACGCCGACGACGCGGTCTGGCTGCACACGACGACCGGCATCTGGCGCGTGCCCGCCACGGGTCGCCGGGCCGCGCTCGACGCCCGCCTCGCCATGATCGAACGAGGCGGCCTCGCCGACCCCGAGCTCCGCGCACCCATGCCCGGCACCGTCACCGCGGTGCTCGTCGCCGACGGCGACGCAGTGCTGCCGGGCGACGCCGTCATCGCGATCGAGGCGATGAAGATGGAGCACCGCGTCACGGCGTCGGTCGCCGGCATCGTGCGCCTCGCCGTCGCAGTGGGGGAGCAGGTCTCCCGCGACCAATCCGTCGCTCGCGTGGAGCCGCAGCTCGCGGCATCCGCCGAGGTCCCGACATCCGTCCCCGCATCGTCGGACGCGCCCCACGAGGGCGCGAACCCGACGCCGTCCCACCAGGAATGA
- a CDS encoding TetR/AcrR family transcriptional regulator, translating to MPTPERTSLDAIVGAGRAILEVEGLGGLTMQAVAERVGVRAPSLYKRVRDRSDLVRLIAASSVAELGERLGAEQAPISGGAGGREATDAAGAGAAAAAAESTQVAEVARLARVVRAFAHEQPAAYRLVFSPGAESGLDVEALREASAPLLAVAGRLAGSDHALDAARTLTAWLTGFISMELSGAFRLGGDVDRAFEFGVERIAMALAPRSG from the coding sequence ATGCCGACACCCGAACGAACCTCGCTCGACGCCATCGTCGGGGCCGGGCGCGCCATCCTCGAGGTCGAGGGGCTCGGCGGGCTCACGATGCAGGCGGTCGCCGAGCGAGTCGGCGTGCGCGCCCCGTCGCTGTACAAGCGCGTGCGCGACCGCAGTGATCTCGTGCGGCTGATCGCCGCGTCGTCGGTCGCAGAGCTCGGGGAGCGCCTCGGTGCCGAGCAGGCTCCGATCTCCGGCGGTGCCGGTGGTCGCGAGGCGACGGATGCAGCGGGCGCGGGCGCGGCGGCGGCGGCGGCCGAGAGTACCCAGGTCGCCGAGGTCGCCCGCCTCGCCCGTGTCGTGCGGGCGTTCGCACATGAGCAGCCGGCGGCGTACCGTCTCGTCTTCTCGCCCGGAGCGGAGTCGGGGCTCGACGTCGAGGCGCTCCGCGAGGCCAGCGCGCCGTTGCTCGCCGTCGCCGGCCGGCTCGCCGGTTCCGATCACGCGCTCGATGCCGCGCGCACCCTCACCGCGTGGCTGACGGGCTTCATCAGCATGGAGCTCTCGGGGGCGTTCCGCCTGGGCGGCGATGTCGATCGGGCGTTCGAGTTCGGCGTCGAGCGCATCGCCATGGCGCTCGCGCCGCGATCGGGGTGA
- a CDS encoding MBL fold metallo-hydrolase, which produces MKLGPSLHRIGSDIVAVYLVDTPEGVTIIDAGLAGQWKELIAELAEMGRSVGDIRGVVLTHGDSDHIGFAERLRRDHGVPVFVHTADAARARGEESTKPEWGGMKLGATSKFLWYALTHNGLRTTPLTEVVTVDDGDVLDLPGAPRVISMPGHSPGSIAIHVPVADAVFVGDALTTRHVLTGATGPQPAPFTDDPAEALASLRRLEGTDARWVLPGHGMPWNRGVDEAIREVEAAAARRA; this is translated from the coding sequence ATGAAGCTCGGCCCCTCCCTCCACCGCATCGGCTCCGACATCGTCGCCGTCTACCTCGTCGACACCCCCGAGGGCGTCACCATCATCGACGCCGGGCTCGCCGGGCAATGGAAGGAGCTGATCGCGGAGCTCGCCGAGATGGGCCGGTCTGTCGGCGACATCCGCGGCGTCGTGCTCACGCACGGCGACTCCGACCACATCGGGTTCGCCGAGCGCCTGCGCCGCGACCACGGCGTGCCGGTCTTCGTGCACACGGCCGATGCCGCCCGCGCTCGCGGTGAGGAGTCGACGAAGCCGGAGTGGGGCGGCATGAAGCTCGGGGCGACCTCGAAGTTCCTCTGGTACGCCCTCACGCACAACGGCCTGCGCACGACCCCGCTCACCGAGGTCGTCACCGTGGACGACGGCGACGTGCTCGATCTGCCGGGCGCACCGCGCGTGATCAGCATGCCGGGTCACTCCCCCGGCAGCATCGCGATCCACGTGCCGGTGGCCGACGCCGTCTTCGTCGGCGATGCACTCACCACCCGCCATGTGCTCACCGGGGCGACCGGGCCGCAGCCCGCGCCGTTCACCGACGACCCGGCCGAGGCGCTCGCATCGCTGCGGCGCCTCGAGGGCACGGATGCCAGATGGGTGCTGCCCGGCCACGGCATGCCGTGGAACCGCGGCGTCGACGAGGCGATCCGCGAGGTCGAGGCCGCGGCGGCGCGTCGAGCCTGA
- a CDS encoding carboxyl transferase domain-containing protein codes for MPILQTSIDPSADAARSNTAAHGVLVEELRTRLATAALGGPEASRDRHVARGKLLPRDRVDRLLDEGSPFLELSPLAAEGLYGGDSPGAGIITGVGLVHGRPVLVVCNDATVKGGTYYPMTVKKHLRAQEVAKEQRLPCIYLVDSGGAFLPLQDEVFPDREHFGRIFFNQAQLSSMRIPQLAAVLGSCTAGGAYVPAMSDETVIVRGQGTIFLGGPPLVKAAIGEVVTPEELGGGELHSKVSGVTDHLAEDDEHALELVRDMVATLPQPAPRAWSVREPRPPAVDPSTLTAAVPVDVQQPYDVREVIARLVDGSEFAEFKREYGDTLVTGFAHLDGHPIGIVANNGVLFSESAMKGAHFIELCDQRGIPLLFLQNISGFMVGRDAEAGGIAKHGAKMVTAVATTRVPKFTVVIGGSFGAGNYSMCGRAYSPRFLWMWPNARISVMGGEQAASVLSTVKRDQLAVKGETWSDAAEQAFKDPIRAQYDDQGSPYHSTARLWDDGIIAPEDTRTVLALALELASRTPLPEPAFGLFRM; via the coding sequence ATGCCGATCCTGCAGACCAGCATCGACCCGAGCGCCGATGCTGCGCGTTCCAACACCGCCGCACACGGCGTGCTCGTCGAAGAGCTGCGCACGCGTCTCGCGACGGCGGCGCTGGGCGGCCCCGAGGCATCCCGTGACCGCCATGTCGCCCGCGGCAAGCTGCTGCCGCGCGACCGGGTCGACCGGCTGCTCGACGAGGGCAGCCCGTTCCTCGAACTCTCGCCGCTCGCCGCCGAGGGACTCTACGGCGGCGACTCGCCGGGTGCCGGCATCATCACGGGTGTCGGGCTCGTGCACGGACGCCCGGTGCTCGTCGTCTGCAACGACGCCACGGTCAAGGGCGGCACCTACTACCCGATGACGGTGAAGAAGCACCTGCGCGCCCAGGAGGTCGCGAAGGAGCAGCGTCTGCCGTGCATCTACCTCGTCGACTCGGGTGGAGCCTTCCTGCCGCTGCAGGACGAGGTGTTCCCAGACCGCGAGCACTTCGGTCGCATCTTCTTCAATCAGGCGCAGCTCTCGTCGATGCGCATTCCGCAGCTCGCCGCGGTGCTCGGCTCCTGCACGGCCGGCGGCGCCTACGTGCCCGCGATGAGCGACGAGACCGTGATCGTGCGGGGCCAGGGCACGATCTTCCTGGGCGGCCCGCCGCTCGTGAAGGCGGCGATCGGCGAGGTCGTCACCCCCGAGGAGCTCGGCGGCGGCGAACTGCACTCCAAGGTCTCGGGCGTCACCGACCACCTCGCCGAAGACGACGAGCACGCCCTCGAACTCGTGCGCGACATGGTGGCGACGCTGCCCCAGCCGGCGCCGCGGGCGTGGTCCGTGCGCGAGCCCAGGCCGCCGGCCGTCGACCCGTCGACGCTCACCGCTGCGGTGCCGGTCGACGTGCAGCAGCCCTACGACGTGCGCGAGGTCATCGCACGCCTCGTCGACGGCAGCGAGTTCGCCGAGTTCAAGCGCGAGTACGGCGACACGCTCGTCACGGGCTTCGCCCACCTCGACGGCCACCCGATCGGCATCGTCGCGAACAACGGCGTGCTCTTCAGCGAGTCGGCCATGAAGGGCGCGCACTTCATCGAGCTCTGCGACCAGCGCGGCATCCCGCTCCTCTTCCTGCAGAACATCTCGGGCTTCATGGTCGGCCGCGACGCGGAGGCGGGCGGCATCGCCAAGCACGGCGCGAAGATGGTCACCGCCGTCGCGACGACCCGCGTGCCGAAGTTCACGGTCGTCATCGGCGGCTCGTTCGGCGCCGGCAACTACTCGATGTGCGGGCGGGCGTACTCGCCCAGATTCCTCTGGATGTGGCCGAACGCCCGCATCTCGGTGATGGGCGGCGAGCAGGCGGCATCCGTGCTCTCGACCGTCAAGCGCGACCAGCTCGCGGTCAAGGGCGAGACCTGGTCGGATGCCGCAGAGCAGGCGTTCAAGGACCCGATCCGGGCCCAGTACGACGATCAGGGCAGTCCGTACCACTCGACCGCCCGGCTGTGGGACGACGGCATCATCGCCCCCGAGGACACGCGCACCGTGCTCGCCCTCGCGCTCGAACTCGCGAGCCGAACGCCGCTGCCCGAGCCGGCGTTCGGGTTGTTCCGCATGTGA
- a CDS encoding TetR/AcrR family transcriptional regulator → MATTPSTAEIVGDAVADATAADAATASSAAAAGVATVGAATERSRQKADRRQAILTAAATLFAQRGYAGVTIEDLGAAVGVSGPAVYRHFPGKAAVLAAILQGASITLLDGAERVLGAASDPASALRELIAFHVDFALGDADVILVQDRELEQLDVDARHEVRLLQRQYVEHWVDTLHRLRPDRAETELRIRAHAAFGLLNSTPHSARIPGRRPADGTIRGILEEMTWASLMS, encoded by the coding sequence ATGGCAACCACACCGAGCACGGCCGAGATCGTCGGCGACGCAGTCGCAGACGCGACGGCCGCAGACGCTGCGACCGCGAGTTCTGCGGCTGCTGCAGGCGTTGCGACCGTGGGTGCTGCGACCGAACGCAGCCGGCAGAAGGCCGACCGTCGCCAGGCGATCCTCACCGCAGCCGCGACACTGTTCGCGCAGCGCGGGTACGCCGGCGTCACGATCGAAGACCTCGGCGCCGCCGTCGGCGTGAGCGGCCCCGCCGTCTACCGCCACTTCCCGGGCAAGGCTGCCGTGCTCGCCGCGATCCTCCAGGGCGCGAGCATCACGCTGCTCGACGGCGCCGAGCGAGTGCTCGGCGCGGCATCCGACCCCGCATCTGCACTCCGCGAGCTCATCGCGTTCCATGTCGACTTCGCGCTCGGCGACGCCGACGTGATCCTCGTGCAAGACAGGGAACTCGAGCAGCTCGACGTCGACGCCCGGCACGAGGTGCGCCTCCTCCAGCGCCAGTACGTCGAACACTGGGTCGACACCCTTCACAGACTCCGGCCCGATCGGGCCGAGACGGAGCTCAGGATCCGGGCACACGCCGCCTTCGGCCTCCTGAACTCCACTCCGCACAGCGCCCGCATCCCTGGGCGCAGACCCGCCGACGGCACCATCCGCGGCATCCTGGAGGAAATGACATGGGCGAGCCTCATGTCGTGA
- a CDS encoding GNAT family N-acetyltransferase has protein sequence MGEPHVVTLRATRAGDLDALFGFEQDPTAVRMAAFTSPDPSDRAMFDAHWRRLLADPTVDTRTVRADGVIVGSVARWFDDGRAELTCWIDPAHWHEGIATRAMRLFLDEVHERPVRARVAADNAPSIALLERLGFRHVSTETSFANARDAEIEERVYALD, from the coding sequence ATGGGCGAGCCTCATGTCGTGACCCTGCGCGCGACCCGCGCGGGCGATCTCGACGCTCTGTTCGGATTCGAGCAGGACCCCACCGCCGTGCGCATGGCCGCGTTCACGTCACCCGACCCGAGCGACCGCGCGATGTTCGACGCCCATTGGCGCCGGCTTCTCGCCGACCCCACGGTCGACACCCGCACCGTGCGCGCCGACGGCGTGATCGTCGGCAGCGTCGCCCGCTGGTTCGACGACGGGCGTGCCGAACTCACCTGCTGGATCGACCCGGCGCACTGGCACGAGGGCATCGCCACCCGGGCGATGCGGTTGTTCCTCGACGAGGTGCACGAGCGACCGGTGCGCGCCCGCGTGGCCGCCGACAACGCCCCGTCGATCGCGCTGCTCGAACGGCTCGGGTTCCGGCACGTCTCCACCGAGACGAGCTTCGCGAACGCGCGCGACGCCGAGATCGAGGAGCGCGTCTACGCGCTTGACTGA